CCGGCTGGCGCACCGTGGAGGCGCCGGTCGCGCTCGCCGACGCGCTGCGCGCCGAAGCGGCGCCCGAGCGCTGCGTGGTGGTCGATTGCCTCACGCTGTGGCTGAGCAACCTGCTGATCGACGCGGATCGACTGCCGCCGGGAGCCAGCGCGGACGAGCTGCCGCTGTTCCGCCGCGAGCGCGACGCCCTGCTCGCCACCCTGCCCAAGCTGCCCGGCCGCGTCATCCTGGTCGCCAACGAGGTCGGACTCGGACTGGTGCCCGAGACGCCGCTGGGGCGCCTCTTCCGCGACGAGGCCGGACGACTCAACCAGGCCGTGGCCGCGCGCTGCCCGCGCGTCGTGTTCGTCGCCGCCGGGCTGCCACTGGTGCTGAAGCAGGGCTAAACTTCCACGCGCGCCAAGCGCCCGTCATCCGTCGGACATCGCCGACGCCGGGCGTGACGCCCCCCTGCGCTGCCCAACCTCGGAACCACCTCGCCGCATGACGCCCTTCGCCATCGCCCCGCCCGACACCCTGCTCGCCGCCGCGCTGCAGGACAAGATCGATCGCAAGACCAAGCCGCTCGGCGCGCTCGGACGGCTCGAGCCGCTCGCCCATCAGATCGGCCTCATCCAGCAGACGCTCACCCCCGCGCTCCAGCAGCCGCACATCGTCGTCTTCGCCGGCGACCATGGCGCAGCCAGGGCGGGCGTGTCGGCCTACCCGCAGGACGTGACCTGGCAGATGGTGGAGAACTTCCTCGCCGGCGGCGCGGCGATCAACGTGTTCAGCCGCCAGATGGGCCTCGGGCTGACCGTCGTCGATGCCGGCGTCAACCACGACTTCGGCAGGCGCGGCGGCCTGATCGACGCCAAGATCGCGCCGGGCACCGCCAACTACCTGCAACAGCCGGCGATGACCGCCGCCCAGCGCGACGCGGCGCTGCAGCGCGGACGCGAGATCGCCCATGCGCTCGCCGGCAACGGCTGCAACTGCGTCGGCTTCGGCGAGATGGGCATCGGCAACACCGCATCGGCGTCGCTGATCACCCACTGCCTGGTAGGCGCGGAGCACGACGCCGACCTGTACACCGTGACCGGCCGCGGCACCGGGCTGGACGACGCCGGCCTGTTCCACAAGCGCACCCTGCTGGCGCAGGCGCTGGAGCGCGGCGGACGGCCGCGCTCGGGGCTGGACGTGCTCGTCGAGTACGGCGGCTTCGAGATCGCGATGATGGCGGGCGCGATGCTCGGCGCCGCCGAGAAGCGCATGCTGATCCTCGTCGACGGATTCATCGTCACCGCCGCCCTCCTCGTCGCCCACGCGATCCAGCCCAAGGTGCTCGCCTACTGCGTGTTTGCCCACCGCTCGCAGGAGCCCGGCCACCGCGTGCAGCTCGACCACCTCGACGTCGAACCGTTGATGGAGCTCGACCTGCGCCTGGGCGAGGGCACCGGCGCCGCGCTCGCCCTGCCGCTGGTGCAGGCGGCGGTGAATTTCCTCAACGAGATGGCGAGCTTCGAGTCGGCGGGGGTCAGCACGCAGACTTGAACGCGCGCTGCCCACGAAGAGGCTGTCGCGGGAGCAACTGTCTGTGGGAGCGGGCTTGCCCGCGAATGCGGCGCTTGAGCTGGCGATGTTCGCGGGCAAGCCCGCTCCCACAGATCTCCCACAGATCTCCGAAAAATCTCCCACAAACCTCCCGCAAACCTGCACCGCCTGATGCGCGAACCGCTCGCCCGCTTCTTCACCGCCCTCGGCTACTTCACCCGCCTGCCGGTACCGGCCTGGGTGGCGTGGTCGCCCGAGCGCCTCGCCCGTGCCGGCGCCTGGTTGCCGCTGGTGGGCTGGGTGGTCGGCCTTGCCGGGGCCGCGGCGCTTTACGCGCTCGCCCAGGTGCTGCCGGCGAGCCTGGCGGTGATCCTGTCGATGGCGCTCACCATCCGCCTGACCGGCGCGCTGCACGAGGACGGCTTCGCCGACGCCTGCGACGGGCTGGGCGGCGGCTGGGACAAGGCGCAGATCCTGGCGATCATGAAGGACTCGCGCATCGGCAGCTACGGCGCCATCGGCATCGTGCTGATGCTGCTCGCCAAGGCGGCGGCGCTGATCGAACTGGCCGCCAGCGGCCCGGCCACCGCCGCGATCGCGCTCCTCGTCGCCCATCCACTGTCGCGCCTCGCCGCGGTCGGCGTGCTGCACGCCCTGCCCTACGCGCGCAGCGACGACAGCAGCAAGGCCGCCGCGCTCGCGCAGCGGCTGAGCCACGGCGAACTCATCCTCGCCGGCCTCTGCGGCCTGCTGCCCGCCTTCGTCCTGCTCGCCCCGCTGCAGGGGCTGAGCGCGCTGGGGCTGGCGGCGCTCCTCACCCTCTGGCTCGCCCGCCTCTTCCTGCGCCGCCTCGGCGGCCACACCGGCGACCTGCTCGGCGCCGTGCAGCAGGCGGCGGAGCTGGCGTGCTACATCGGCATCCTGGCCCACTGGGCCTGAGCACGCGCCACGCGCCGGCCCCTGCACCCCATGCAACTCCACCTCATCCGCCACCCCCGCCCCGCCGTCGAGCCGGGCGTCTGCTATGGCCAGACCGACGTCGGACTCGCCGAGTGCCCGGTCGCGGTCGCCGCGCGCCTGCGCCCGCTGCTGCCCGAATCCTTCACCCTGCACGCCAGCCCGCTCGCGCGCGCGCGCTTGCTCGCGCAGGAACTCGGCACGCCGCACGTGGACGACCGGCTCATGGAAATCCACTTCGGCGACTGGGAAGGCCGCACTTTCACCGACATCGGCAGCGCGATCGACGACTGGGCGGCCGACCCGCTCGGCTTTCGCGCGCCCGGCGGGGAGTCGCCGCGCGAGATGGCCGCACGGGTGCTGGCCTGGCTGGAAGAGATCAGGCACGGCCCGGGCTGCGCGCCGCAGACCGCCTCTTCGGGAAATGGAAATAGGGGACAAACCCCAATTTCACCAGTTTCAGAATCTGCGCCGCGGGCCGAGAAACGCCCTGTGGGAGCGGGCTTGCCCGCGAATGGCTCGTCGATTGGAGATTCGCGGGCAAGCCCGCTCCCACGGGAGGCACCCCCACCCGCCGAGAATGTCGTCGTCGTGGCCCACGGCGGCCCGCTGCGCGCCATCGCCGGCCACCTGCTCGGCATGCCACCCGAGCGCTGGCTGGGGCTGGACTTCGGCTGCGGACTGGTGACGCGAATCGATGTGGAAAGCTGGGGGGTGGTGTTGAAGTGGTTCAACCGCTGAGGCAGGAGAAGCCCGCCATGACCGTCCTCTGGCTCATCACCGACAACAAGCCCGGCCACCGCAGCCAGTTGCAGGGACTGGCGCAGGCGCTGGCGGCGCGTACGGCGGTCGAGACGCACTGGATCGACGCCCCGGCCGGTCGCAGCGCGCTGTGGCAGTGGCTCGCCGGCCGCTTCCCGCCCGGCGCCACGCGGCCGGATCCGGACCTGATCCTCGTCGCCGGCCACCGCACGCACCTGGCTGGCCTGGCCGCGCGACGCGCACGCGGCGGCACACTCATCGCGCTGATGCGGCCCAGCCTGCCGCTGGGCTGGTTCGACTTGTGCGTGATCCCGCAGCACGACAAGCCGCCCGCTCGCGCCAACGTCGTCGCCACCCGCGGCGTGCTCAACACCGCCCGCCCCAGCCCCGAGCGCGCGGCTGACAAGGGCCTGTTCCTGATCGGCGGACCGTCCAAGCACCATGGCTGGGACACCCCCGGCCTGCTCGCCCAGATCGACGCCATCCTCGCCGCCACGCCGGCGATGCGCTGGACGCTGACCACCTCGCGCCGCACCCCGGCCGAGACCGAAGCCGCACTGCTCGCCCTGCGCGAACGCGGCGTCGACGTGCGTCCGGTGCGCGACACCCCGCCCGGCTGGGCGATGGAACAGGTGGCGCGCAGCGCGCAGGCCTGGGTGACCGAAGACAGCGTGTCGATGGTCTACGAGAGCCTCACCGCCGGCGCCGCCACCGGCCTGCTCGCGGTGCCGCGGCTGGGCGAGACGCGCATCACGGCGGGGGTGGCCGATTTGCAGCGCGAGGGCTTCGTCACCAGCTTTGCGGATTGGCAGCGTGAAGGCGCCCTGCACGCGCCGCCGACCCGCCTGAGCGAAGCCGAGCGCGTGGCGGCGGTCGTGCTGTCGCGCTGGCCGCAATAGCGCGCCGCTCACCGTGCGGAACGATCCGCCTTGATCGCATCTCATATGCGATACATAATCCGCACCCAGTAAGCGAGGAAGCCATGGCACAGAGTTCAATGCTCCACATCCGCGTCGACGACGAAACCAAGACCCAGGCCACTGAGGCGCTGGCCGCCATGGGTCTGTCGATGTCGGACGCCGTGCGCATCTTCCTCAAGCGTGTCGTCAACGACCAGGCTTTTCCGCTCGAGCTCAAGGTCCCCAACGCCGAAACACGCGCCGCCATGGAAGAGGCACGCGCCATGATGAAGGCTCGCCAGGCAGGTTTCGGATCAACCGACGCCCTGTTCGATGAGCTCGAAAAAGCCCGCTAAAAACAAGCGGGCATCGCTGCCGCGCGCCGCGGATTTCAGCAAGGGCTTCCATAAGGACTGGGAACGCCTGGGCCGTTCGGGCCGCTTCGACCTCAAGCGGCTCAAGGAGGTCATGCTGTTGCTCGTCGCCAACGACGCCCCGCTCGGCCCCGAGTGGTTCGACCACCCGCTCAAGGGCGACTGGGCCGATCACCGCGAATGCCACGTCGGCGGCGACTTCCTGCTCATCTACACCGCCGACGAAAAGCAGATCACCTTCGTCCGCGCCGGCACGCACACGGACCTCTTCGAGGGTTGAAGCGCAAATGAAGCCCCTCAAGGTCCTGCAACTGCTCCCCGCGCTCGACAGCGGCGGCGTCGAGCGTGGCACGCTGGAGATCGCGCGCGCGCTGGTCGCGGCCGGGCATGAATCGGTGGTGCTGTCCAAGGGCGGGCGGCTGGTCGAGCAGCTGCAGCGCGAAGGCTCGCGCCACATCGCGCGCGACCTCGGGCGCAAGTCGCCGGCCACCTTCCTGCACTACCGCGCGCTGCGCAAACTCTTCGAGGCCGAGCGCTTCGACATCGTCCACGCCCGCTCGCGCCTGCCCGCCTGGGTGGCGTGGCTTGCGTGGCGCGGCATGCCGGCGGGCGCCCGGCCGCGCTTCGTCACCACGGTGCATGGGATGCACTCGGTGAGCCGCTACAGCGCGATCATGTGCGCCGGCGAGCGGGTGATCGCGGTCAGCGACACGGTGCGCGACTACATCCGTACGCATTACCCGGCCAGCCGCTGGCCGCATCTGGCGGACGAGCGCATCACGGTGATCCCGCGCGGCATCGACCCGGCGGAGTTCCCACGCGACTACCAGCCGGCGGACGAGTGGCTGGCGCGTTTCCATGCCGAGTTCCCGCAGATCGGCCAGCGCAAGGTGCTGACGCTGCCGGGGCGGCTCACCAGACTGAAGGGGCATCACGACTTCATCAGCCTCGTCGGCAGGCTGGTCGCCGACGGGCTGGACGTGATCGGGCTGGTGGTCGGTGGCGAGGACCCCAAACGGCCGGGCTACGCGAAGGAAATCCGCGAACGCGTGCAGGCGGAGGGGCTGGGCGAGCGCATCGTGTTTATCGGTCACCGCAGCGACGTGCGTGAGATCTACGCGATCTCGGACTGCGTGCTGAGTTTGTCCTCCACACCGGAATCCTTCGGGCGCACGGTGCTCGAGCCGCTGGCGATGGGGCGGCCGGTGGTGGGGTATGCGCATGGCGGGGTGGCGGAGATCCTGGGGGAGCTGTTTCCGCATGGGGCGGTGGCGAAGGGGGATGTAATCGCCGCGAGCCAATGCGCACTGGCGACCGTGCGCGGCGAAACGCCAGCGGTATCGCTCAACACGCGCTTTCTGCTCGAGCACATGCAGGCGCACACAATTAAACTCTACCGCGACCTCAATCAAGCCTGAGCGCGTATTAGCAGGTTGTTGATTTAGCCAGATCCGAGCACTGGCAAGGCTTTCCCGGACGTTGCAATACGATCTGCATTACCACTCCAATTGTTCCGATGCGCGGCGCCGACCATAAACAAAGCCCCCTGTTCAGCTACGTCAATCTCGAGGATCGAATTCCCCGAGACCACCCGCTGCGTCGCGTGAAGGTGCTCGCCGATCTGGTCTTGCGTTCGATGTCTGCGCATTTCGATGCGCTCTATGCCGAAGGCGGACGTCCCTCGATTGCGCCGGAACGATTGCTGCGGGCCTCACTGCTGCAATGCCTGTTTTCGATCCGCTCGGAACGTGCGCTGGTCGAGCATATCGATTTCAACATGATGTACCGCTGGTTCGTCGGGCTGACGCTGGACGAGGCGATCTGGGATCACTCGACGTTCTCGGCCAACCGCGAGCGCCTGCTCAAGGAAAGCGTGATGCGCGAGTTCTTCGGCGGCGTGGTGGCGATTGCCGAATGGGCCGAGCTGGTGTCCGACGAGCATTTCAGCGTCGATGGCTCGTTGCTGCGGGCTTGGGCCTCGCACAAGAGCATGGTCGCACGCGACGGCTCGGACGAGCCACCCGGACCGGATCAGGGGCGCAACCCCGAGGTCGATTTCCGGGGCAAGAAACGCTCGAACGCGACGCATGTTTCGCGCACCGACCCCGAGTCCCTGTTGGCGAGCAAGGGCGGCGGTATGGCGTTTCTGAGCTACACCACGCATGCACTGGCCGAGAACCGGCACGGGCTGATCGTCGATGTGCACACGACTCCAGCCACCGGGACCGCCGAACGTGAGGCCGCGCTGGTGATGGTCAAGCGCAGCATCAAGCCGGCGAGCGGGGGCCGCAAACCCACCGTGGCTTCAGATCGAGGTTACGACACCGCCGACTTCGTGGACGCCCTGACGGCACTGGGGATTGCCCCGCACGTGGCAGCCAAGAGCCAAAGCAGTGCCGTGCCCGAGCACATCAAGACCACCGAAGGCTACAAGGTCAGTCTGCGTCGTCGAAAGATGATCGAGGAAGCCTTCGGCTGGGTGAAGGACATCGGCACGCTGCGCCGTTTGATGGCACGCGGCCTGGACAAGATTCGCGTGCATGCACTGCTCAATTTCGCCGCGTACAACCTGACGCGATTGGGCAATTTGTTGGCGTCGTAATTCGTTGGCGCTCGCGCGCCATTCGAAGTGCGGCATGGGATAGGAAACAACGTCTGGCTCTATGCCGTTTCCAGTGGAAATTGACTTCTCAACAAACATGA
This region of Thauera sp. JM12B12 genomic DNA includes:
- the cobU gene encoding bifunctional adenosylcobinamide kinase/adenosylcobinamide-phosphate guanylyltransferase; translation: MTCELILGGARSGKSREAERSAAASGLAVTVIATAEALDAEMAARIRRHRADRPAGWRTVEAPVALADALRAEAAPERCVVVDCLTLWLSNLLIDADRLPPGASADELPLFRRERDALLATLPKLPGRVILVANEVGLGLVPETPLGRLFRDEAGRLNQAVAARCPRVVFVAAGLPLVLKQG
- the cobT gene encoding nicotinate-nucleotide--dimethylbenzimidazole phosphoribosyltransferase, with the protein product MTPFAIAPPDTLLAAALQDKIDRKTKPLGALGRLEPLAHQIGLIQQTLTPALQQPHIVVFAGDHGAARAGVSAYPQDVTWQMVENFLAGGAAINVFSRQMGLGLTVVDAGVNHDFGRRGGLIDAKIAPGTANYLQQPAMTAAQRDAALQRGREIAHALAGNGCNCVGFGEMGIGNTASASLITHCLVGAEHDADLYTVTGRGTGLDDAGLFHKRTLLAQALERGGRPRSGLDVLVEYGGFEIAMMAGAMLGAAEKRMLILVDGFIVTAALLVAHAIQPKVLAYCVFAHRSQEPGHRVQLDHLDVEPLMELDLRLGEGTGAALALPLVQAAVNFLNEMASFESAGVSTQT
- a CDS encoding adenosylcobinamide-GDP ribazoletransferase, translated to MREPLARFFTALGYFTRLPVPAWVAWSPERLARAGAWLPLVGWVVGLAGAAALYALAQVLPASLAVILSMALTIRLTGALHEDGFADACDGLGGGWDKAQILAIMKDSRIGSYGAIGIVLMLLAKAAALIELAASGPATAAIALLVAHPLSRLAAVGVLHALPYARSDDSSKAAALAQRLSHGELILAGLCGLLPAFVLLAPLQGLSALGLAALLTLWLARLFLRRLGGHTGDLLGAVQQAAELACYIGILAHWA
- the cobC gene encoding alpha-ribazole phosphatase family protein, producing MQLHLIRHPRPAVEPGVCYGQTDVGLAECPVAVAARLRPLLPESFTLHASPLARARLLAQELGTPHVDDRLMEIHFGDWEGRTFTDIGSAIDDWAADPLGFRAPGGESPREMAARVLAWLEEIRHGPGCAPQTASSGNGNRGQTPISPVSESAPRAEKRPVGAGLPANGSSIGDSRASPLPREAPPPAENVVVVAHGGPLRAIAGHLLGMPPERWLGLDFGCGLVTRIDVESWGVVLKWFNR
- a CDS encoding mitochondrial fission ELM1 family protein, yielding MTVLWLITDNKPGHRSQLQGLAQALAARTAVETHWIDAPAGRSALWQWLAGRFPPGATRPDPDLILVAGHRTHLAGLAARRARGGTLIALMRPSLPLGWFDLCVIPQHDKPPARANVVATRGVLNTARPSPERAADKGLFLIGGPSKHHGWDTPGLLAQIDAILAATPAMRWTLTTSRRTPAETEAALLALRERGVDVRPVRDTPPGWAMEQVARSAQAWVTEDSVSMVYESLTAGAATGLLAVPRLGETRITAGVADLQREGFVTSFADWQREGALHAPPTRLSEAERVAAVVLSRWPQ
- a CDS encoding type II toxin-antitoxin system RelB/DinJ family antitoxin — encoded protein: MAQSSMLHIRVDDETKTQATEALAAMGLSMSDAVRIFLKRVVNDQAFPLELKVPNAETRAAMEEARAMMKARQAGFGSTDALFDELEKAR
- a CDS encoding type II toxin-antitoxin system YafQ family toxin; its protein translation is MSSKKPAKNKRASLPRAADFSKGFHKDWERLGRSGRFDLKRLKEVMLLLVANDAPLGPEWFDHPLKGDWADHRECHVGGDFLLIYTADEKQITFVRAGTHTDLFEG
- a CDS encoding glycosyltransferase family 4 protein; the encoded protein is MKPLKVLQLLPALDSGGVERGTLEIARALVAAGHESVVLSKGGRLVEQLQREGSRHIARDLGRKSPATFLHYRALRKLFEAERFDIVHARSRLPAWVAWLAWRGMPAGARPRFVTTVHGMHSVSRYSAIMCAGERVIAVSDTVRDYIRTHYPASRWPHLADERITVIPRGIDPAEFPRDYQPADEWLARFHAEFPQIGQRKVLTLPGRLTRLKGHHDFISLVGRLVADGLDVIGLVVGGEDPKRPGYAKEIRERVQAEGLGERIVFIGHRSDVREIYAISDCVLSLSSTPESFGRTVLEPLAMGRPVVGYAHGGVAEILGELFPHGAVAKGDVIAASQCALATVRGETPAVSLNTRFLLEHMQAHTIKLYRDLNQA
- a CDS encoding IS5 family transposase; the encoded protein is MRGADHKQSPLFSYVNLEDRIPRDHPLRRVKVLADLVLRSMSAHFDALYAEGGRPSIAPERLLRASLLQCLFSIRSERALVEHIDFNMMYRWFVGLTLDEAIWDHSTFSANRERLLKESVMREFFGGVVAIAEWAELVSDEHFSVDGSLLRAWASHKSMVARDGSDEPPGPDQGRNPEVDFRGKKRSNATHVSRTDPESLLASKGGGMAFLSYTTHALAENRHGLIVDVHTTPATGTAEREAALVMVKRSIKPASGGRKPTVASDRGYDTADFVDALTALGIAPHVAAKSQSSAVPEHIKTTEGYKVSLRRRKMIEEAFGWVKDIGTLRRLMARGLDKIRVHALLNFAAYNLTRLGNLLAS